A genome region from Bacillaceae bacterium IKA-2 includes the following:
- the recA gene encoding recombinase RecA, whose protein sequence is MSDRKAALEMALRQIEKQFGKGSIMKLGEQAEKRVATTSTGSLAIDIALGVGGYPKGRVIEIYGPESSGKTTVALHAIAEVQRQGGTAAFIDAEHALDPIYAQNLGVNIDELLLSQPDTGEQALEIAEALVRSGAVDIFVIDSVAALVPKAEIEGEMGDSHIGLQARLMSQALRKLSGAISKSKTIAIFINQIREKVGVMFGNPEITPGGRALKFYSSVRLEVRRAEIIKQGNDMVGNKTKIKVVKNKVAPPFKQAEVDIMYGEGISREGSLLDIGSDLDIVLKSGAWYSYKEERLGQGRENAKQFLKENQDITEEIDAKIRQHYGLNGGNVTEPANMSEQADLPVEVK, encoded by the coding sequence ATGAGTGATCGTAAAGCGGCATTAGAAATGGCATTACGCCAAATTGAAAAGCAGTTTGGAAAAGGTTCCATTATGAAATTAGGGGAACAAGCTGAAAAAAGAGTTGCAACGACTTCAACTGGATCTTTAGCGATTGATATTGCCTTAGGAGTAGGTGGCTATCCAAAGGGAAGAGTTATTGAGATCTACGGACCAGAATCTTCAGGTAAAACGACGGTAGCGCTTCATGCGATAGCTGAAGTACAGCGTCAAGGTGGAACAGCGGCGTTTATTGACGCTGAGCATGCACTTGATCCAATTTACGCTCAAAATCTAGGCGTAAACATTGATGAATTATTACTTTCACAACCAGATACCGGTGAGCAAGCATTGGAGATCGCTGAGGCACTAGTTCGTAGTGGAGCTGTTGATATTTTTGTCATCGACTCAGTTGCTGCTCTTGTCCCGAAAGCAGAGATTGAAGGCGAAATGGGAGATAGTCATATTGGACTTCAAGCTCGCTTAATGTCGCAAGCACTTAGAAAGCTTTCTGGTGCAATTAGTAAATCAAAGACGATCGCTATCTTTATTAACCAAATTCGTGAAAAAGTTGGAGTGATGTTTGGAAACCCTGAAATAACTCCAGGTGGACGGGCTCTTAAATTTTATTCCTCTGTTCGTTTAGAAGTGCGTAGAGCAGAAATTATCAAACAAGGGAACGATATGGTTGGAAACAAAACGAAAATTAAAGTAGTAAAAAACAAAGTTGCTCCACCGTTTAAGCAAGCAGAAGTAGATATTATGTATGGTGAAGGTATTTCTAGAGAAGGATCACTGTTAGATATTGGTTCAGATTTAGATATTGTTCTTAAAAGTGGTGCTTGGTACTCATATAAGGAAGAGCGCTTAGGGCAAGGAAGAGAAAATGCAAAACAATTCTTAAAGGAAAATCAGGATATCACAGAAGAAATTGATGCGAAAATCCGTCAACATTACGGATTAAATGGTGGAAATGTGACTGAGCCAGCAAACATGAGTGAACAAGCTGATCTGCCGGTTGAAGTAAAGTAA
- a CDS encoding DEAD/DEAH box helicase: protein MMYFDDFQISTDLKKAVKEMGFEAPSPIQEKVIPLILDGGDVIGQAQTGTGKTAAFGIPLLDKVTTSPHVQAIIITPTRELAIQVAAELQQLSKFKRTRTLPIYGGQSIGHQIRALNQGVHVVIGTPGRVLDHLRRKTLKLDRVHTVVLDEADEMLDMGFVEDIELILKEVSSDRQTLMFSATMPNAIVKLSRKYMKQPKVVSINKGEVTAPSIDQIYFKVLEKNKLDSLCRIIDSEEIDLGIIFCRTKKGVDELTEALQARGYMADGLHGDLTQMQRDSVMKKFRDATIEFLIATDVAARGIDVQNVTHVINYDIPQDPESYVHRIGRTGRAGRKGLALTLVTPREMKHLRSIELEIKMTLPSRNIPTIEDVVEKQQESWKQQLVNIIQSNEQPVLFDPLIKEMLSDHPAEKVVGALMKVAFHHEFDAGDDSYNFGDTGAAKGMVRFFINVGRNVKLTPKIIMDEVSELVGIAAKAIGRIDIFENFTFLEVPEESAPFVYEALRYSRLNGARVNLEPAKPRPKRDGNFK, encoded by the coding sequence ATGATGTATTTTGATGATTTTCAAATTTCAACTGATTTAAAAAAAGCAGTAAAAGAGATGGGCTTCGAAGCGCCATCGCCAATTCAAGAAAAAGTTATTCCACTCATTCTTGATGGTGGCGATGTTATTGGACAAGCGCAAACAGGTACAGGGAAAACAGCTGCATTTGGAATACCTTTGTTAGACAAAGTAACAACGTCACCTCATGTTCAGGCGATTATTATAACACCGACAAGAGAGTTAGCAATTCAAGTGGCGGCTGAGCTACAACAGCTTTCGAAATTTAAACGAACCCGAACTTTACCGATTTATGGGGGCCAATCAATTGGCCATCAAATTCGCGCCTTAAATCAAGGAGTTCATGTTGTGATTGGAACTCCAGGCCGTGTCCTTGATCATCTGCGTCGCAAAACATTAAAACTAGACCGAGTTCATACTGTAGTGTTAGACGAAGCCGATGAAATGTTAGATATGGGTTTTGTTGAAGATATAGAGTTGATTTTAAAAGAAGTAAGTAGTGATCGACAAACACTTATGTTTTCTGCAACGATGCCAAATGCGATCGTCAAGCTGTCGCGAAAATATATGAAACAACCAAAAGTCGTTTCAATTAATAAAGGGGAAGTAACTGCCCCGTCTATAGACCAAATTTACTTTAAAGTGTTAGAAAAAAATAAGTTAGATTCACTTTGCCGAATTATCGATAGTGAAGAGATTGATTTAGGAATTATTTTTTGCCGCACAAAAAAAGGTGTTGATGAGCTTACTGAAGCCTTACAAGCTCGTGGTTATATGGCTGATGGTCTTCATGGTGATTTAACACAGATGCAACGTGATAGTGTTATGAAGAAATTCCGCGATGCAACAATTGAATTTCTAATCGCAACAGACGTTGCGGCAAGGGGAATTGATGTCCAAAACGTTACTCATGTCATCAATTATGACATTCCGCAAGATCCTGAAAGCTATGTTCATCGGATTGGTCGCACTGGACGTGCAGGACGAAAAGGATTAGCATTAACCTTAGTAACTCCAAGAGAAATGAAGCATTTACGTTCGATTGAATTGGAAATTAAAATGACTTTACCGTCTCGAAATATCCCAACAATTGAAGATGTTGTTGAAAAACAGCAAGAATCATGGAAGCAACAATTAGTAAATATTATTCAATCAAATGAACAACCAGTTCTCTTTGATCCATTAATTAAGGAAATGCTTTCTGATCACCCGGCCGAAAAAGTTGTCGGTGCATTAATGAAAGTTGCCTTTCATCATGAATTTGACGCAGGAGATGATAGCTATAATTTTGGAGATACAGGAGCGGCTAAAGGAATGGTACGTTTCTTTATTAACGTCGGAAGAAATGTCAAGTTAACTCCAAAAATTATTATGGATGAGGTTTCCGAGTTGGTAGGGATTGCGGCGAAAGCCATTGGCAGAATTGATATTTTTGAAAACTTTACTTTTCTTGAAGTTCCAGAAGAAAGTGCTCCATTTGTATACGAAGCGCTTCGCTATTCAAGATTAAATGGTGCTAGAGTTAATTTAGAACCAGCAAAACCAAGACCGAAACGAGATGGTAATTTCAAGTAA